Proteins from a single region of Oncorhynchus tshawytscha isolate Ot180627B linkage group LG03, Otsh_v2.0, whole genome shotgun sequence:
- the LOC112245022 gene encoding uncharacterized protein LOC112245022, which produces MKSQQHTSRYLLLHVWCGFLTVAMGIMVAVLTTVQINSPDKSNLPESKEENQHPPNGSFLAQLNSSKAPSPSYIHLTMGTLSWENDHGVPVCGSCSLVLHDNSVYIRSEGFYYFYVQVTFTRHTGGEEKRKVTLFKNGILNKTQQRRLSETVYHGEKECTVFMSRMVKLQQGNSLSLEITSKNNSFRYGGENTYWGAYQLPPY; this is translated from the exons ATGAAGAGTCAACAGCACACCTCCAGATATCTGCTGCTCCATGTGTGGTGCGGGTTTCTCACAGTCGCAATGGGGATTATGGTCGCAGTTCTCACAACAGTGCAAATAAACTCACCTGACAAG AGTAATTTACCTGAATCAAAGGAGGAAAACCAGCACCCTCCAA ACGGCAGTTTTCTGGCTCAATTGAATTCATCAAAGG CTCCCAGTCCCTCCTATATCCATCTGACCATGG GAACATTATCTTGGGAGAATGACCATGGTGTCCCCGTCTGTGGCTCTTGCTCGCTCGTCCTCCACGACAACTCTGTCTACATCAGATCTGAAGGCTTCTACTACTTCTATGTCCAGGTCACCTTCACTAGGCACAccgggggagaggagaagaggaaggtgACTCTGTTCAAAAATGGCATTCTGAATAAGACCCAGCAAAGGAGACTGAGTGAAACCGTGTATCACGGAGAGAAAGAGTGCACTGTGTTCATGTCCAGGATGGTTAAGCTCCAACAAGGTAACAGTCTCAGCCTTGAGATAACATCCAAGAATAATAGTTTTAGGTATGGGGGAGAGAATACCTATTGGGGGGCATATCAGCTCCCCCCATATTGA